The sequence below is a genomic window from Streptomyces sp. NBC_00289.
ACACAGTGTCTGTGGGCTGGCCAGCGCCTCGACCAGGGTCGCTCTCGTACGCCCCTTCAGCTGAGCCTCCAGCATCTCCACGGACTGCCGACTATCCAGGTCAGCAATCAGTTCGTTATCGCCGTCGGCGAGGGCGACCAGCTGCGGCAGCTGCCCTTCCGCACGGCGTTGAGTGATCTGGCGGATCTGTTCTTTGTGCAGCGTCCATCGCGCCCGCGACAGGACAAGCCTTCCGTAGGTAACCCGGGGCAGATACGGTGCCCCGTTCAGCGGGCCCCAGTCCCAAGAGGTTTTGCGCACGGTTCCGTCTCCGGCCAATGCGCACAGGAACCGGTACATTCCCAGAGTGCGGCGGTCGGCATTGTGAGCCGTGGTCATGCGGGGCACGACCTCGCACCCCAGGCGCCCGGACCGGAGCACGAACCTGTTGTTTCGCACTGAGAGCGTCAGATCAGCCACCGGAATCTGGGTCTCCGCAGGTGCCCCCGATCGGCCCAGGTACGGGATCTCGTATCGCCGCAGGACGGGACGGCACAGTATGTTGCCCATCCGCCCTTCTGGCAGGTGCACCACCTCGGCGAACACAGCGTCCGGACGTAGCTCTTCCTCCCTGCGCAGGTGCATCTTCACGGCTTGATGGAGGGCATCGTCCGCGTGACAGAACCGGCCCAGTAGCCCCGCCCCGGGGGCTCCGTCGACGCCACGGACGATCAGCCGAAAGTCGCCGCGGTCCACGGACTGCGTGGACGCGGCAGCGAGTACGGCCATCACAGAAATCGCATCTGGCGGGGCGGGGCGGTCGGCGGTCTCCAGCGAAGCTATGTCGTCATCGGTCAATGAGATCTCGTCTCGGTCGTCCCGGAGGGCACCAGTGAGCATGCCGAGTAGCACCCGGTCACGTGGGATCCAGATCTCCGAGAGATCCCCGGTGGGAGGGAAGTTCAGCCCGCGCAGCAGCGGCGAGGCCTCGTAGATTGGCCCCTCGAAGAAACCGAGGCCGATATCCTCATCGAGCGCCTCCGCGAGAGACACCTCACGGTCCTCGTATCGTTCAACGAAACGCTCACGAAACCGCCTCAACGCATCATTCGAGGAAGGGCGAGTCAGCCTCAACAGCACCTGGGCCGCATGGCCCATCTCAGCGATGACCTGCGGGCCGAGCTCTGCCCTGACTGCAGGCTTGATCATATCGACTTGAAAGAGCCGCGCCGGATCCGGCTGAGCAGGCAGCGGATCGAGTAGCCGTCGCACCCGTAGATACTCCGCGGGCGCCGCACCCATCCCTCCCGCGTCCAGCTTCTCCAACGCGACACGGACATTCTCAAGCAGTTCCGCCAGGTGACGCGTGGACTCCTGCTGGACAAGCCGATCGATGAGCACCGTCAGTGGCTCTGGACCCGTGACGGGCAACTGCAGGTCTGACACCAGCATCTGAGCGCTGGTCAATTCATCGATGAATGCCGTTGCCATCCGGGCTGTGACCTGGTCATCAACCAGAGAAAGGACCAACTCGTCAATCGTGGCTCCACGGCTGGCACGTTCCAGGGTCGCCTCGAGGTGAGCGGACCTGTCGACGGCGACCAGGTGATAGGTGCGCCGCCTACCCGACCAGCTGGCCTCGGCATAATGCAGGCGTCCGCCCAACGGGTACAGACTCGAGTTAGGCATCCACTTCAGAACCCGGCGCACCACCGGGTCAGCCTCCAGCGCCGCAATCAGCGCGAACAGGAAGTCATTGTCGAGTCTGGTACGTCTCCTGTAGTCAGCCTGCGGAGCAAGCTCCAAACGCGTGCCTTCGCCCACCGTGCCCATCGTGCAGCCGGCGAACAAACCAAAGGGCGTCGCGCGGGTACGCGCCCGGACCATATAAGCCGTCAGCGCGTGCAACGCCCTCGGTGACGACTGCTCGGGACTGTCCAGTGCCTCCACCAGCGCCGACGAGGCCAAATGCAGTGCCTCACGAATCACCGGATCCCGCAAACCCTGTTCAGAAGGTGCTTCATACGGCAACAACGGGGTGCGCAGGACAAAGAACCCCGACGGCGCATACTGCAGGACTCCGGCACTCATCATCGACTCCAAATTTCAGGACAGCAGCAAGACGCGGTCCCAGGCAGGCTCGGTCCCTTCCAGCGCTGCCAGCATCACCAGAGCGACTCCAGCCCTGCCCTCCAGGAAACCGGCCCCGGTGTTTGATGGAAGAAGCTCCACTGCCCGGTTAATCCAGCGACGGGCGGCATCAGCCAGAACTTTTTCGCCCGTGCTCTGGTACAGGCGGTTAAACACGTGGCCCAGACCAGCCGCACCGTGACAGATGCCCGCCTCACTCACAGAAGTCGCCTCAGGCCGTAGATGTACAGCGCTCAAGGCCATCTCCACCGCTGCCTCCTCCCATTCGGCGTGACCGAATACCCGGGCCGCCGCGAACAGCACCCCAGCCACCCCGGGGGCTCCGTAACACCAAGCGAACGGACGCGCCTCCCCTGCCTCACCGGAAGGGCCGACAAACGACGGAAGCCCGCCGTCCCCGCCCAAGGGGCGACGCTGGCTTAGAATCCAATGCACCGCTGCATCGGCCAGTGCGCTGGCAGTCTCGCTCCGTACACCCGCTCGGGCCGCGTGCGCCAGCAGCCAGACAACACCCGGAACACCGTGCGCAACACCCATGTTGTAATAGCCATGGGGGGCAAGCTGCCGGTTCCTCTCCGGCAACGCTTCCGGGCCCGTGAACCACGCGGCCCCTTCCTCCCGATAGACCGCCGCCATCGCCAAATGGTCCACAATCCGTTCGAGGCATGTCACGGCGGTAGGCCGAGGCAGCCGCTGCAGCACGTAGACACCAAGCCCGACGAGACCTGACACAAGGTCGTACTCCCGCGGCATCGACTCACCGGACAAAAACGCCAACAATGCGAGATCAACTGAATCGAGGACGTCCTCGTCAGCCAGATCGAACAGCAACCCGTTCAAGTGGGCGGTGACCCATGCAACCCCCGTCACCCCACAATAAAGCGATGTAGGAGCCGCCCCGCTGGTCACCGACCGAGACCAAGACGACTCAATCAGTGGCACCGCTGACGGACACGCTTTCCCTGCACAGGAAGCATATGCGTGCGCCAACGCGACGCCAGCATCGCCAGTTGCCAGAGAACCATCACGAAATGGGCCGACCAGCCCTTCCAGCGCAACCACTGTCGGGTGACTCACCGCGGATCCGACGTTGCCGAACTCGTCGATTATCGAATGCCATGCCATGTCTTTTTCATTTCACGTAACTTGCACTCGACAAGAACCCGATTGCCGGACGCACCCTCAGGGCGCGGGATTTAGTGCGCAATCTAATCATCGAAATCATTCATTAAAGGGGGGCGGGACGTTCTCGTCCCGCCCCTCACTTCTTCATAAATCCGCCACTGGACGTAGCGCACCACGAATCAGGATTACCCCTGCAGGTCAGTAGCCGCACATAGGGAAACCAGTAGGAGGCGGACAGCCTTCGGAACAAAGCGCACTAGCGCCTCCAGTGTCCATCATCATGCCGCCGACGACAACATCCATTTCCTCAAGAGTCAGCTCCTTGAGGGTCTCACGGGAAAAGCTGAGCTCAGGCCTGTCAACGCCGAGACCATTTCGGTTGAATTCATCGGCCGCCGCCATATCGGTCCTCCCATTTTCATTTCGTCGATCAACC
It includes:
- a CDS encoding lanthionine synthetase C family protein translates to MAWHSIIDEFGNVGSAVSHPTVVALEGLVGPFRDGSLATGDAGVALAHAYASCAGKACPSAVPLIESSWSRSVTSGAAPTSLYCGVTGVAWVTAHLNGLLFDLADEDVLDSVDLALLAFLSGESMPREYDLVSGLVGLGVYVLQRLPRPTAVTCLERIVDHLAMAAVYREEGAAWFTGPEALPERNRQLAPHGYYNMGVAHGVPGVVWLLAHAARAGVRSETASALADAAVHWILSQRRPLGGDGGLPSFVGPSGEAGEARPFAWCYGAPGVAGVLFAAARVFGHAEWEEAAVEMALSAVHLRPEATSVSEAGICHGAAGLGHVFNRLYQSTGEKVLADAARRWINRAVELLPSNTGAGFLEGRAGVALVMLAALEGTEPAWDRVLLLS
- a CDS encoding lantibiotic dehydratase, translated to MMSAGVLQYAPSGFFVLRTPLLPYEAPSEQGLRDPVIREALHLASSALVEALDSPEQSSPRALHALTAYMVRARTRATPFGLFAGCTMGTVGEGTRLELAPQADYRRRTRLDNDFLFALIAALEADPVVRRVLKWMPNSSLYPLGGRLHYAEASWSGRRRTYHLVAVDRSAHLEATLERASRGATIDELVLSLVDDQVTARMATAFIDELTSAQMLVSDLQLPVTGPEPLTVLIDRLVQQESTRHLAELLENVRVALEKLDAGGMGAAPAEYLRVRRLLDPLPAQPDPARLFQVDMIKPAVRAELGPQVIAEMGHAAQVLLRLTRPSSNDALRRFRERFVERYEDREVSLAEALDEDIGLGFFEGPIYEASPLLRGLNFPPTGDLSEIWIPRDRVLLGMLTGALRDDRDEISLTDDDIASLETADRPAPPDAISVMAVLAAASTQSVDRGDFRLIVRGVDGAPGAGLLGRFCHADDALHQAVKMHLRREEELRPDAVFAEVVHLPEGRMGNILCRPVLRRYEIPYLGRSGAPAETQIPVADLTLSVRNNRFVLRSGRLGCEVVPRMTTAHNADRRTLGMYRFLCALAGDGTVRKTSWDWGPLNGAPYLPRVTYGRLVLSRARWTLHKEQIRQITQRRAEGQLPQLVALADGDNELIADLDSRQSVEMLEAQLKGRTRATLVEALASPQTLCVTGREGRFTHELIVPFVRTSATVKSVTPARRSRIRRDFPPGAEWLYAKLYTGTATADQVLTELVRPVVDQAIGSDAVDSWFFIRYGDPDWHIRLRLHGPRGGLTAEVLPLLHNAAAPLLDDGRLRRLQLDTYQRELERYGGDAGIELSEHLFRHDSEAVLAIVETLPSGTAADARWRLTLAGIDLLLTNLGFDLSQKATWACERRDAFAAEFRANGALGGQIGRRFRTERRGLNELLNGADSTHGLLPGLSILRRRSSGLTPVVHELQRRGLPVAQLAASYAHMHANRLLRSQHRAQEFVIYDLLHRLYNARLHQRQA